The following DNA comes from Pseudomonas triticicola.
GCGTCAAACTTTACCTTCAGACTGGACAACCCCACAAGAACAGGCGAAGTGCTTTGTTGATTACCTGTAGCGTCCATGCTTTCACTCATAATACAGCCCTCTGTGAGAATATAATTGATAGTGACATCGAAAACATGCCAGTAAAAAAAGTTACATACCCACCAAGAAAATATCAAAGTGAAAAGTGTAAGAAATATGCGCGCGCCAGCCGCCAGCAACTCATATGTCTCTAAGCCGGCTGCAAATACACCAATTCAAGAATGATCAATGTTCGTCGTTATAGACGAACTTCGGCATTTCCCAATGGAAACGGATGGCCAGCAGACGTAACAGGAACCCGCCAAACAAAGTGATCAGGATAGCTTGTTCGCCCGGCACATTTATATAAAGACAAAACATGTAGCACCATGCCGCAGCGAATGAAACACTGGCATAAAGTTCGCGGCGAAAGATCAGCGGAATGTCGTTGCAGAAGATGTCGCGCAGGATGCCGCCGAACACACCAGTGATAACGCCGCTGACCGATGCGACCAACATGCCGTGACCCATTTCCAGCGCCGTCATGCAACCGATCAAGGTGAATGCCACCAGCCCCACCGCGTCGAGCACCAGAAACAGCGAACGCAAATGACGCATCCAGCGTGCGGTGAACACGGTAAACATCGCCGCCACCGAGGTCAGCACCAGGTATTCGGGGTGTTTGACCCAGGTCAGCGGGTAGTGCCCGAGCAACACGTCGCGCACCGAACCGCCACCGAGCGCGGTTATGCAGGCGATCAGCACCACGCCGAACCAGTCCATGCCACGTCGTCCGGCGGACAGCGCGCCGGTCATGGCTTCGGCGGTGATGGCGATCAGATAGAGCATCAGCAACATGGTGGCAGTCCAGGCAGGAAGGCGCGCAGTCTAGCCATTTCAGCGTCGCACCAGAAGAGGGCGCGCCTCTCTCCAGCCAGCTCGCGTCCACATACGGCGCATCCCGCGTGGGAGCGAGCCTGCTCGCGAAAGCGTCTGGGCTGATGCCGCTGCCTCAGAACCTGATGAAGTGCTTGCGGTAGTGCTGCAGCTCGGCGATCGATTCGCGGATGTCATCCAGCGCCAGATGCGTGCTGCCCTTCTTGAAGCTGTCGCGCACATCCGGAGCCCAGCGCGCGGCCAGTTCCTTGAGCGTCGAGACGTCGAGGTTGCGATAGTGGAAGTAGCTTTCCAGCGCCTTCATGTGGGTATAAAGGAAGCGACGGTCCTGGCAGATGCTGTTGCCGCAGATCGGCGATTTGCCCTTCGGCACCCACTTTTCAAGGAAAGCAATGGTCTCAGCTTCTGCCTCAGCCATGCTGATGCGGCTGTCGCGTACACGCTGGGTCAGGCCGGAATTGCCGTGGGTGCGGGTGTTCCATTCGTCCATGCGCGCGAGCACTTCGTCGCTGTGATGGATGGCGATCACCGGGCCTTCGGCCAATGTATTGAGCTCACTGTCGGTGACGATGGTGGCCATTTCGATGATGACGTCGTTGTCCGGGTCCAGACCGGTCATTTCCAGGTCGATCCAGATCAGGTTCTGCGGGTTTTGCATATTCGGGCTCCTAGGCAATGCTGCGCAGTTTAGCCTAGGCCGGTGACCGGGCGTGCTAAACTCGCGGCCGTTTTACCTAATCGCTGCATTCTTCAGACGGAACACCCATGGCCAAACGCCAACTCAATCGTCGTCAAAACTGGCGCATCGAAAAGATTCAGGGCGAGCGCGCCGCACGCGCCGCCAAACGCGAGTCCTCGGCGGTCGAGGCCCTCGAGGGCGGCGACCTTGGCCCTGAGCAGCACGGCCTGGTGATCGCCCACTTCGGCGTGCAGGTCGAAGTCGAAGCTGTTGACGGCGAACTCGCCGGTCAAGTGTTCCGCTGCCACTTGCGCGCCAACCTGCCAGCGCTGGTCACCGGCGACAAAGTCGTCTGGCGCGCGGGCAACCAAGGCATTGGCGTGATCGTCGCGCAACTGCCGCGCAGCACCGAACTGTGCCGCCCTGATAGCCGTGGCCAGCTCAAACCGGTTGCTGCCAACGTCGACATGATCGTCATCGTGTTCGCGCCGCTGCCCGAGCCTCACGCCAACCTGATCGACCGCTATCTGGTCGCCGCCGAACATGCCGGCATCCGCCCGCTTTTGCTGCTGAACAAATTCGACCTGATCGACGAGCAGAACGCCCCGGCGCTGAACGCGTTGCTGGCGGTGTATCGCACGCTGGGTTATCCGGTGCTGGAAGTTTCGGCGCACCACGGCGATGGCATGGAACAGCTGCAAAAGCAGCTCGACGGGCGCATCAGCGTGTTCGTCGGCCAGTCCGGCGTCGGCAAGTCGTCGCTGGTCAACAGCCTGCTGCCGGAAGTCGAAACCCGCGTCGGTCCGTTGTCGGAATTGTCCGGTCAGGGCACGCACACCACCACCACTGCGCGGCTGTTCCACTTCCCCGGTGGCGGTGAACTGATCGACTCCCCGGGCATCCGCGAATTCGGTCTGGGCCACGTCAGCCGCGCCGACGTCGAAGCCGGTTTCATCGAGTTCGACGACCTGCTTGGCACTTGCCGCTTCCGCGACTGCAAGCACGATCGCGAACCGGGTTGTGCACTGCTCAAGGCGCTGGAAGATGGCCGCATCCAGCAGCAACGGATGAACAGCTATCGCTCGATCATCGCCAGCCTGCCTGAAAACGGCTATTAAACAGCCACGCCGGCAGTCCTACGCGATGGGCTGCCGGTTGTCGGACTGCATCTGACTCACCCTCTTCTCTTAAACGTCAGCTTCTTCTGTAGGCACTTGCGCGACTGCTTGCAGGACCTTTCTGTTTTGCCGCGCAGACCTTGTAGGCCTGAGCCAGCGGCCTACATTTTTTTCCTCCTTCGCTCACAGCGACCATCGAGGAAAGCCATGAAAAAACATCTTGTGTTCATCAGCCATTTGTCTCGCAGCGCCCGCCCGTGCAATACCCACAGAATCCCCGGCGCGATCCGCCTGCACAAGGCGGTGTGACCATGCGCAAGGGATTGTTCATTGGCATCAACGATTACACGCATATCGGCGGGCTCAGCGGTTGCTGCAACGACGCCATGGCCATGGCTTCGGTATTGAAAACCAACGCCAACGGCGACCCCAACTTCAAAAATGTCCTACTGACGTCTGCCGAGGATTACCTGAGCCGGGAAAAACTCGAAGATCAGATCCGCGAGTTGTTTTCCGGTGACTGCAACGTCGCGCTGCTGTATTTCGCCGGTCATGGCGGTTTCGATGCCGACACTGACGAAGGCATGTTGATACCCCAGGACTACCGCAACGCCAAGGACGGCATCCGCATCAGTGACATTCTCAACTGGGCGGACAAAACCACGCGGATCAAAAACAAAGTGATCATCCTCGACTGCTGCGAAAGCGGTTCGGCCGGAGAAGTCCGCGCCTTGCGCAGCGAGAGCAGCATGGTCAGCGAAGGCATGACCATCCTCACCGCCTGCAAAAAAG
Coding sequences within:
- a CDS encoding trimeric intracellular cation channel family protein — encoded protein: MLLMLYLIAITAEAMTGALSAGRRGMDWFGVVLIACITALGGGSVRDVLLGHYPLTWVKHPEYLVLTSVAAMFTVFTARWMRHLRSLFLVLDAVGLVAFTLIGCMTALEMGHGMLVASVSGVITGVFGGILRDIFCNDIPLIFRRELYASVSFAAAWCYMFCLYINVPGEQAILITLFGGFLLRLLAIRFHWEMPKFVYNDEH
- the orn gene encoding oligoribonuclease, which produces MQNPQNLIWIDLEMTGLDPDNDVIIEMATIVTDSELNTLAEGPVIAIHHSDEVLARMDEWNTRTHGNSGLTQRVRDSRISMAEAEAETIAFLEKWVPKGKSPICGNSICQDRRFLYTHMKALESYFHYRNLDVSTLKELAARWAPDVRDSFKKGSTHLALDDIRESIAELQHYRKHFIRF
- the rsgA gene encoding small ribosomal subunit biogenesis GTPase RsgA; the protein is MAKRQLNRRQNWRIEKIQGERAARAAKRESSAVEALEGGDLGPEQHGLVIAHFGVQVEVEAVDGELAGQVFRCHLRANLPALVTGDKVVWRAGNQGIGVIVAQLPRSTELCRPDSRGQLKPVAANVDMIVIVFAPLPEPHANLIDRYLVAAEHAGIRPLLLLNKFDLIDEQNAPALNALLAVYRTLGYPVLEVSAHHGDGMEQLQKQLDGRISVFVGQSGVGKSSLVNSLLPEVETRVGPLSELSGQGTHTTTTARLFHFPGGGELIDSPGIREFGLGHVSRADVEAGFIEFDDLLGTCRFRDCKHDREPGCALLKALEDGRIQQQRMNSYRSIIASLPENGY
- a CDS encoding caspase family protein, translated to MRKGLFIGINDYTHIGGLSGCCNDAMAMASVLKTNANGDPNFKNVLLTSAEDYLSREKLEDQIRELFSGDCNVALLYFAGHGGFDADTDEGMLIPQDYRNAKDGIRISDILNWADKTTRIKNKVIILDCCESGSAGEVRALRSESSMVSEGMTILTACKKAEPAMESAQHGVFTGLLLQALHGGAANILGKITPGSLYSFVDNALGAWEQRPVFKTNVSQFISLREVSPLIPKEILRKLPDWFAEAESVFALDPSYEPTEKAFVPKHGAVFAQLQKCNRHSLIEPVDAEHMYYAAIHSTGCRLTALGAYYRELALKGHF